In Capillimicrobium parvum, a genomic segment contains:
- a CDS encoding 1,4-alpha-glucan branching protein domain-containing protein translates to MSAPGAAGPGELAIVLHTHMPYVEGFGLWPFGEEWLWEALATSYLPLLDVLDAAPGGRSPVTLSITPVLADQLEAPGIAERFDAFARDLRRRSHELDAATAEAAGDAVAANELRRALGAYERAADRFAARGGDLVSAFAPHVSWTSAATHPVLPLLATDAGVRLQLETGIAAHRARFGGWGGGLWLPECAHAPWLDPLLEQAGVHAVCVELTDVLGADEQLRPLRTAAGPRLVPIDRAVIDLVWGADGYPAAPAYRDSHRLTGCHHKPWSNDGAVYDPGRAAEQVRADAVDFVGRVRERLAGGGLSVCALDTELLGHWWHEGVDWLAAVLEEALRAGLPIARLDEALTRHEPVAASADLPVTTWGTPRTLWTWDGPRVAGIAWAQRRAELEVVAAGAAAGDRALRELLAMQSSDWAFMVSRELAEPYARERVEGHAAGLRAALDAGGVGEAGVRSLAPHLARTALLEP, encoded by the coding sequence GTGAGCGCGCCCGGCGCAGCCGGTCCCGGCGAGCTGGCGATCGTGCTCCACACGCACATGCCGTACGTCGAGGGCTTCGGCCTGTGGCCGTTCGGCGAGGAGTGGCTCTGGGAGGCGCTGGCGACGTCGTACCTGCCGCTGCTCGACGTGCTCGACGCGGCGCCCGGCGGACGGTCGCCGGTGACGCTCTCGATCACGCCGGTCCTGGCCGACCAGCTCGAGGCGCCGGGCATCGCCGAGCGGTTCGACGCGTTCGCGCGGGACCTGCGGCGCCGGTCGCACGAGCTCGACGCCGCGACCGCGGAGGCGGCGGGCGACGCGGTGGCCGCGAACGAGCTGCGGCGGGCGCTCGGCGCGTACGAGCGGGCTGCGGACAGGTTCGCCGCGCGGGGCGGCGACCTGGTGTCCGCGTTCGCCCCGCACGTGTCGTGGACGTCGGCGGCGACCCACCCCGTGCTGCCCCTCCTCGCCACCGATGCCGGCGTCCGGCTGCAGCTCGAGACGGGCATCGCCGCCCACCGCGCGCGCTTCGGCGGCTGGGGCGGCGGGCTGTGGCTGCCGGAGTGCGCACACGCGCCGTGGCTGGACCCGCTGCTCGAGCAGGCCGGGGTGCATGCCGTCTGCGTCGAGCTCACCGACGTGCTGGGGGCGGACGAGCAGCTGCGGCCGCTGCGCACCGCCGCCGGCCCGCGGCTCGTCCCGATCGACCGGGCGGTCATCGACCTCGTATGGGGTGCGGACGGGTATCCGGCCGCACCCGCCTACCGCGACAGCCACCGCCTGACCGGGTGCCACCACAAGCCGTGGTCCAACGATGGGGCCGTCTACGACCCCGGCCGCGCGGCCGAGCAGGTGCGCGCGGACGCGGTGGACTTCGTCGGGCGGGTCCGCGAGCGCCTGGCCGGCGGCGGGCTGTCCGTGTGCGCGCTGGACACCGAGCTGCTCGGCCACTGGTGGCACGAGGGCGTCGACTGGCTGGCGGCGGTGCTCGAGGAGGCACTGCGCGCGGGCCTGCCGATCGCGCGCCTGGACGAGGCGCTGACCCGCCACGAGCCCGTCGCCGCCTCCGCCGATCTGCCCGTGACGACGTGGGGGACGCCGCGGACCCTGTGGACCTGGGACGGGCCGCGGGTGGCCGGCATCGCCTGGGCGCAGCGCCGGGCCGAGCTGGAGGTCGTGGCCGCCGGTGCGGCGGCCGGCGACCGGGCGCTGCGCGAGCTGCTCGCGATGCAGTCCAGCGACTGGGCGTTCATGGTCTCGCGCGAGCTGGCCGAACCGTACGCGCGCGAGCGCGTCGAAGGCCATGCGGCCGGGCTGCGCGCGGCGCTGGACGCCGGCGGGGTGGGCGAGGCGGGCGTGCGCTCGTTGGCGCCGCATCTCGCCCGGACGGCGCTGCTCGAGCCCTGA
- a CDS encoding cryptochrome/photolyase family protein: MPTTAIVWYRRDLRVHDHPALATAVREYDRVVPLFVLDPVLLEREPYRSPRRAGYMFSCLRALDGELRERGARLFVREGDPRAEVPRIADELGAEAVLWASDVSPYARRRDRAVTEALGNRARPQPGNYIADVGRIRTGEGNPYTVFSPFHRSWLRADRRPVQRAPRQIAVPPRLAAGRLPAGTHADIAGEAAARAAARRWLAGPVERYEALHDRVAGGTSQLSPHLRWGTLSPRALEEHAERREAFRRQLAWRDFYAHVMLFDLGSRRADPPWDADEDGALLAAWQDGRTGYPLVDAGMRQLAETGWMHNRARLVTGAFLTKDLHLDWRLGERHFARLLLDGEPAQNNGNWRWIASVGVDPAPPARRMYNPALQQRRHDPDGAYVRRWVPELADVPDARLAEPWTMTEDEQRAANCLIGRDYPAPIVDHAVERRRALELYGGGR; encoded by the coding sequence ATGCCCACCACCGCCATCGTCTGGTACCGCCGCGACCTGCGCGTTCACGACCATCCCGCGCTCGCGACGGCCGTGCGCGAGTACGACCGCGTCGTGCCGCTGTTCGTGCTCGATCCGGTGCTGCTCGAGCGCGAGCCGTACCGGTCCCCCCGGCGCGCCGGCTACATGTTCTCCTGCCTGCGGGCGCTCGACGGGGAGCTGCGCGAACGCGGCGCGCGGCTGTTCGTGCGCGAGGGCGACCCGCGCGCCGAGGTCCCGCGGATCGCCGACGAGCTCGGCGCCGAGGCGGTCCTCTGGGCGAGCGACGTCTCGCCGTACGCGCGCCGCCGCGACCGTGCGGTGACCGAGGCGCTCGGCAACCGCGCGCGCCCCCAGCCCGGCAACTACATCGCCGACGTCGGCCGCATCCGCACGGGCGAGGGCAACCCCTACACGGTGTTCTCGCCGTTTCACCGCTCCTGGCTGCGCGCCGACCGCCGCCCCGTCCAGCGCGCGCCCCGGCAGATCGCCGTCCCGCCGCGGCTCGCTGCCGGCCGCCTGCCCGCCGGCACGCACGCCGACATCGCCGGCGAAGCCGCCGCGCGCGCCGCGGCCCGCCGCTGGCTCGCGGGCCCGGTCGAGCGCTACGAGGCGCTTCACGACCGCGTGGCGGGCGGCACGTCCCAGCTCAGCCCGCACCTGCGCTGGGGCACGCTGAGCCCGCGGGCGCTCGAGGAGCACGCCGAGCGCCGCGAGGCGTTCCGCCGCCAGCTCGCGTGGCGAGACTTCTACGCCCACGTCATGCTCTTCGATCTCGGCTCGCGGCGCGCCGACCCACCGTGGGACGCCGACGAGGACGGCGCACTGCTCGCCGCCTGGCAGGACGGCCGGACCGGCTACCCGCTCGTCGACGCCGGCATGCGCCAGCTCGCCGAGACCGGCTGGATGCACAACCGTGCGCGGCTCGTCACCGGCGCGTTCCTGACAAAGGACCTGCACCTCGACTGGCGCCTCGGCGAGCGCCACTTCGCGCGCCTGCTGCTCGACGGCGAGCCGGCGCAGAACAACGGCAACTGGCGCTGGATCGCGTCGGTCGGCGTCGACCCCGCGCCGCCCGCGCGGCGCATGTACAACCCGGCGCTGCAGCAGCGCCGCCACGACCCCGACGGCGCGTACGTGCGGCGCTGGGTGCCCGAGCTGGCGGACGTGCCGGACGCCAGGCTCGCCGAGCCATGGACGATGACCGAGGATGAGCAGCGGGCAGCGAACTGCCTGATCGGGCGCGACTATCCGGCGCCGATCGTCGATCACGCCGTCGAGCGGCGGCGGGCGCTCGAGCTCTACGGCGGAGGTCGCTGA
- a CDS encoding class I SAM-dependent methyltransferase encodes MTDAPVRYLQRDQPPGVPPLELTGERTLPDVPEENYWYQRHLVVYRWIARRIAGLRVVDMACGEGYGSDVLAAAGAAAVVGVDANPEAHEHARLRYVRPNLRFARDLVETFSEQCDAVVFLQTIEHVRNPDEVLEHFKALVGPHGVVFVTTPNVLTLAPEGAEKSGNPWHVKEYRPEEFRALCTAHFSSVELHGLFHAGKLRLHQLAIEHAGWDAVHARLRITKPFYDRFTPAISARDFALREEGERDLAGALDFLAVLRP; translated from the coding sequence ATGACCGACGCCCCCGTCCGCTACCTCCAGCGCGATCAGCCCCCCGGCGTCCCGCCGCTGGAGCTCACCGGCGAGCGCACGCTGCCCGACGTGCCCGAGGAGAACTACTGGTACCAGCGCCATCTCGTCGTCTATCGCTGGATCGCGCGGCGGATCGCCGGCCTGCGGGTCGTCGACATGGCGTGCGGCGAGGGCTACGGATCCGACGTGCTGGCCGCCGCGGGCGCCGCGGCGGTGGTCGGCGTCGACGCCAACCCCGAGGCCCACGAGCACGCCCGCCTGCGCTACGTGCGGCCGAACCTGCGCTTCGCTCGCGACCTCGTCGAGACGTTCTCGGAGCAGTGCGACGCGGTCGTGTTCCTGCAGACGATCGAGCACGTCCGCAACCCCGACGAGGTGCTCGAGCACTTCAAGGCGCTCGTCGGGCCGCACGGGGTCGTCTTCGTCACGACGCCGAACGTCCTGACGCTCGCGCCCGAGGGCGCCGAGAAGTCCGGCAACCCGTGGCACGTCAAGGAGTACCGGCCCGAGGAGTTCCGCGCGCTGTGCACGGCGCACTTCTCGTCGGTCGAGCTGCACGGGCTGTTCCACGCGGGCAAGCTCCGCCTGCACCAGCTCGCGATCGAGCACGCGGGCTGGGACGCCGTGCACGCGCGGCTGCGGATCACGAAGCCGTTCTACGACCGCTTCACGCCGGCGATCTCGGCGCGCGACTTCGCGCTGCGCGAGGAGGGCGAGCGCGACCTGGCGGGCGCGCTCGACTTCCTGGCCGTCCTGCGGCCGTGA
- a CDS encoding NAD(P)-dependent oxidoreductase: MNIAVLGTGIMGAPMARNIARAGHDVRAYNRTRAKAEALATDGITVADDPTHAVVGADVLLTMAADADAVIALAEQLPSGDAIWWQAATVGIDGIERCATLAEERGLTLVDAPVGGTKQPAEQGNLQVFASGPDAALDACTPLFDAVGSTTLRLGDTGAGTRFKLVFNHWLLGLVENLAETIAFAEAIDVDARGFVEILAGSPVGAPYVGIKGPAMVDREFDTSFPLALGAKDARLALEAAERHGLELGLMPVVLERFERAIARGHGDDDLAAAIFGSVD; encoded by the coding sequence ATGAACATCGCCGTCCTGGGCACCGGCATCATGGGAGCGCCGATGGCCCGCAACATCGCCCGCGCAGGCCACGACGTCCGCGCCTACAACCGCACGCGAGCGAAGGCAGAGGCGCTCGCGACGGATGGGATCACGGTCGCCGACGACCCGACCCATGCCGTCGTCGGCGCGGACGTCCTGCTCACGATGGCCGCCGATGCGGACGCCGTGATCGCGCTCGCCGAGCAGCTCCCGTCCGGCGACGCGATCTGGTGGCAGGCCGCCACGGTCGGCATCGACGGCATCGAGCGCTGCGCCACGCTGGCCGAGGAGCGCGGGCTGACGCTCGTCGACGCGCCGGTCGGCGGAACCAAGCAGCCCGCCGAGCAGGGCAACCTGCAGGTGTTCGCATCCGGCCCGGACGCCGCCCTCGACGCCTGCACGCCGCTGTTCGACGCCGTCGGCAGCACGACGCTGCGCCTCGGCGACACCGGGGCGGGCACGCGCTTCAAGCTCGTCTTCAACCACTGGCTGCTCGGGCTCGTCGAGAACCTCGCGGAGACGATCGCCTTCGCGGAGGCGATCGACGTCGACGCACGCGGCTTCGTCGAGATCCTGGCCGGCAGCCCGGTCGGTGCGCCGTACGTCGGGATCAAGGGCCCCGCGATGGTGGATCGCGAGTTCGACACCTCGTTCCCGCTCGCGCTCGGCGCCAAGGACGCGCGGCTCGCCCTCGAGGCGGCGGAGCGCCATGGCCTCGAGCTCGGCCTGATGCCGGTGGTGCTCGAGCGCTTCGAGCGGGCGATCGCGCGTGGGCACGGCGACGACGACCTCGCCGCCGCCATCTTCGGCAGCGTCGACTGA
- a CDS encoding LON peptidase substrate-binding domain-containing protein has product MPDSPVRDFPLFPLGIVALPTEYVPLHIFEERYKAMIESCIEQESEFGIVWLSDDELKTVGCAVAIDRVLERMDDGRLNILCRGTTPFRLVERQDDLPYPAGTIELLSDRDEPVDDAIAQRARASYVELVAAATDRTLEPDEVSEMTAYEMAATVDFGLDAKQGLLDLRAENARLRLVDRLFRAATKRLDYVERAQARAKSNGKVRFG; this is encoded by the coding sequence ATGCCCGACAGCCCGGTGCGCGACTTCCCCCTCTTCCCGCTCGGCATCGTCGCCCTGCCGACCGAGTACGTGCCGCTGCACATCTTCGAGGAGCGCTACAAGGCGATGATCGAGTCCTGCATCGAGCAGGAGAGCGAGTTCGGGATCGTCTGGCTCTCCGACGACGAGCTCAAGACGGTGGGCTGCGCGGTGGCGATCGATCGCGTGCTCGAGCGCATGGACGACGGCCGGCTGAACATCCTCTGCCGGGGGACGACCCCGTTCCGGCTCGTCGAGCGCCAGGATGACCTGCCGTACCCCGCCGGGACGATCGAGCTGCTGAGCGACCGCGACGAACCGGTCGACGACGCGATCGCGCAGCGGGCGCGGGCGTCGTACGTCGAGCTGGTCGCCGCCGCGACGGACCGCACGCTCGAGCCCGACGAGGTGTCCGAGATGACGGCCTACGAGATGGCGGCGACCGTCGACTTCGGCCTCGACGCCAAACAGGGGCTGCTCGACCTGCGCGCCGAGAACGCGCGGCTGCGGCTGGTCGACCGGCTGTTCCGAGCGGCGACGAAGCGCTTGGACTACGTCGAGCGCGCGCAGGCGCGGGCCAAGAGCAACGGCAAGGTCCGCTTCGGCTGA
- a CDS encoding RecQ family ATP-dependent DNA helicase: MVAQTTDTALDALHALTGRPDSTFREHQHEAIDDLVRDRARVLCVQRTGWGKSAVYFVATRLLRDAGSGPTLIVSPLLALMRNQIAAAERLGLRAHTINSTNRDDWDAVRRMLADDAVDLLLISPERLNNPSFREEMLPLFAQRVGLLVIDEAHCVSDWGHDFRPDYRRVRDMLAALPEGVAVLCTTATANDRVVADVLEQLDASGAAGAGTRPELRTYRGPLARTSLRLEVVELAHPAERLAWLVQELGPAGSLQGSGIVYTLTKRDASAVADFLVAHDIAAEAYSGEHANEDRVAAEDRLLRGDVKALVATSALGMGYDKPDLGFVVHYQAPGSVISYYQQVGRAGRAVDHADAVLLRGAEDRRIQDFFIEQAFPAKERVDQVLLQLDAAGETGLTTRELSSIVNLGLGRLEAMLKVLDVEGAVRRDGTRWTLVRDHGWRYDAERYRAVTELRRAEQAAMARYGADGRCLMRTLQEQLDDPDPRDCGRCAICTEPRFQLELDPALVRAAQLHLRSQPLVLDAKKMAPDPQGKMRKIPETAQVEPGRGLARIGDPGWWPAIASGLRDGRLDDEVLGALADLVRAWRPAAAWVTWVPSRAHGKALADAAQRLGAALGLPVVEAVARTVPDAPPQRDMANAAQQVANVRGRFRVAADVPAGGCLLLDDQRLSGWTLAMVGGQLRGRGAASVWPLALASAL, from the coding sequence ATGGTGGCCCAGACGACCGACACCGCGCTCGACGCGCTCCACGCCCTCACCGGCCGGCCCGATTCGACGTTTCGCGAGCATCAGCACGAGGCGATCGACGACCTCGTGCGCGACCGCGCCCGCGTGCTCTGCGTGCAGCGCACCGGCTGGGGCAAGAGCGCCGTGTACTTCGTCGCCACCCGCCTGCTGCGCGATGCCGGCAGCGGCCCGACGCTCATCGTCTCGCCGCTGCTGGCGCTCATGCGCAACCAGATCGCGGCGGCCGAGCGCCTCGGCCTGCGCGCCCACACGATCAACTCGACGAACCGCGACGATTGGGACGCGGTTCGCCGGATGCTCGCCGACGACGCCGTCGACCTCCTGCTCATCAGCCCCGAGCGGCTGAACAACCCGAGCTTCCGGGAGGAGATGCTGCCGCTGTTCGCGCAGCGCGTGGGGCTGCTCGTCATCGACGAGGCGCACTGCGTCTCGGACTGGGGCCACGACTTCCGGCCCGACTACCGGCGGGTCCGGGACATGCTCGCCGCGTTGCCCGAGGGCGTCGCGGTGCTGTGCACGACCGCCACGGCCAACGACCGCGTCGTCGCCGACGTGCTCGAGCAGCTCGACGCGAGCGGCGCGGCCGGCGCCGGGACCCGACCCGAGCTGCGCACCTACCGCGGGCCCCTGGCGCGCACGTCCCTGCGCCTCGAGGTGGTCGAGCTCGCGCACCCCGCCGAGCGCCTGGCCTGGCTCGTGCAGGAGCTCGGCCCCGCCGGGTCCCTGCAGGGGTCGGGCATCGTCTACACGCTGACCAAGCGCGATGCGAGCGCGGTCGCCGATTTCCTCGTCGCCCACGACATCGCCGCCGAGGCCTACAGCGGCGAGCACGCCAACGAGGACCGCGTCGCCGCCGAGGACCGCCTCCTGCGCGGCGACGTCAAGGCGCTCGTCGCCACGAGCGCGCTCGGGATGGGCTACGACAAGCCGGATCTCGGCTTCGTCGTGCACTACCAGGCGCCCGGCTCGGTCATCTCCTACTACCAGCAGGTCGGCCGCGCCGGCCGCGCCGTCGACCACGCCGACGCGGTCCTGCTGCGCGGCGCCGAGGACCGCCGCATCCAGGACTTCTTCATCGAGCAGGCCTTCCCCGCCAAGGAGCGCGTCGACCAGGTGCTGCTCCAGCTCGACGCGGCGGGCGAGACCGGCCTGACGACCCGCGAGCTGTCGAGCATCGTCAACCTCGGTCTCGGCCGGCTGGAGGCGATGCTGAAGGTCCTCGACGTCGAGGGCGCGGTCCGGCGCGACGGCACGCGCTGGACCCTCGTGCGCGACCACGGCTGGCGCTACGACGCCGAGCGCTACCGCGCGGTCACCGAGCTGCGCCGCGCCGAGCAGGCCGCGATGGCCCGCTACGGCGCCGACGGCCGGTGCCTGATGCGCACCTTGCAGGAGCAGCTCGACGACCCGGACCCGCGCGACTGCGGCCGCTGCGCGATCTGCACCGAGCCGCGCTTCCAGCTCGAGCTCGACCCGGCGCTCGTGCGCGCCGCGCAGCTGCACCTGCGCTCGCAGCCGCTCGTGCTGGACGCGAAGAAGATGGCGCCCGACCCCCAGGGCAAGATGCGCAAGATCCCCGAGACGGCGCAGGTCGAGCCGGGGCGCGGGCTCGCGCGCATCGGCGATCCGGGGTGGTGGCCGGCGATCGCCTCCGGGCTGCGCGACGGGCGCCTCGACGACGAGGTGCTCGGCGCGCTCGCCGACCTCGTGCGGGCGTGGCGACCGGCCGCGGCGTGGGTGACCTGGGTGCCGTCGCGCGCCCACGGCAAGGCGCTCGCCGACGCCGCCCAGCGCCTCGGTGCCGCGCTCGGGCTGCCGGTCGTCGAGGCCGTCGCGCGGACCGTCCCGGACGCCCCGCCGCAGCGCGACATGGCCAACGCCGCCCAGCAGGTCGCCAACGTCCGCGGGCGCTTCCGCGTCGCCGCCGATGTGCCGGCGGGCGGCTGCCTGCTGCTCGACGACCAGCGCCTCAGCGGCTGGACGCTCGCGATGGTCGGCGGGCAGCTGCGGGGCCGCGGCGCGGCATCGGTGTGGCCGCTCGCGCTCGCCAGCGCGCTCTGA
- a CDS encoding class I SAM-dependent methyltransferase, translating to MAAEPLTADVIRDANTRYHDVAAAHYDAKWGIDFGEIGQTQVVGKLAKALGGRVGSFGRSLEIGAGTGYFSLNLVQAGIVREAVATDISPGMLDTLRANAQRLGLDVETVACDAEALPFADDSFDLVFGHAVLHHLPHLDVAFSEFLRVLRPGGTFVFAGEPSLVGDRLAGVPKRGAAALSPVWRALLGARPSRDPGGHGDADPELERIVDVHAFVPDELARHARGAGFEEIRVRGEELLANWFGWANRTLESTAEPGDVPMAWRQYAYHGYLFFQSVDRRLLEPRLPARIFYNLMVTGRRPA from the coding sequence ATGGCCGCCGAGCCGCTCACCGCGGACGTCATCCGTGACGCCAACACCCGCTACCACGACGTCGCCGCCGCCCATTACGACGCGAAGTGGGGCATCGACTTCGGCGAGATCGGCCAGACGCAGGTCGTCGGCAAGCTCGCCAAGGCCCTCGGCGGCCGCGTCGGCTCGTTCGGCCGCTCGCTGGAGATCGGCGCCGGCACCGGCTACTTCAGCCTGAACCTGGTGCAGGCCGGCATCGTGCGCGAGGCCGTCGCGACCGACATCTCGCCCGGCATGCTGGACACGCTGCGGGCCAACGCGCAGCGCCTCGGTCTCGACGTCGAGACCGTCGCCTGCGACGCGGAGGCGCTGCCGTTCGCCGACGACTCCTTCGACCTCGTCTTCGGCCATGCCGTGCTGCACCACCTGCCGCACCTCGACGTCGCGTTCTCGGAGTTCCTGCGCGTGCTGCGGCCCGGCGGCACGTTCGTCTTCGCGGGCGAGCCGTCGCTCGTCGGCGACCGCCTGGCCGGCGTGCCCAAGCGCGGCGCCGCGGCGCTGTCCCCCGTCTGGCGGGCTCTGCTGGGCGCCCGCCCGTCCCGCGACCCCGGCGGCCACGGGGACGCGGACCCCGAGCTCGAGCGCATCGTCGACGTCCACGCGTTCGTGCCCGACGAGCTCGCGCGCCACGCTCGCGGCGCCGGCTTCGAGGAGATCCGCGTGCGCGGCGAGGAGCTGCTGGCGAACTGGTTCGGCTGGGCGAACCGCACGCTCGAGTCGACCGCCGAGCCCGGCGACGTCCCGATGGCGTGGCGCCAGTACGCCTACCACGGCTACCTGTTCTTCCAGTCCGTCGACCGCAGGCTGCTCGAGCCGCGACTGCCCGCCCGGATCTTCTACAACCTGATGGTCACCGGCCGCCGGCCGGCCTGA
- a CDS encoding EamA family transporter: MPASALGLALSAAVVHALWNLLLARARDPQAAGAVAVVAGVAIWAPVALATGGMTTRALPYVPASAAFELAYWAMLGLAYRIGELSVTYPLARGMAPVLLLLAGLAGLGGAIGGLQVAGVALVAVGIVAVRGMRARGGVPEVALAAGIAACIASYTLIDRAALHHADPIAYLWLVLALTAPPYVVAMVRIRGREALRASITPAVVGTGIAMFGSYVLALAALQRASAAAVGAVRETSVVLVTAFAAAVLHEDVGPVRAAGAVLVTAGIVLIALG, encoded by the coding sequence ATGCCTGCCTCGGCGCTCGGCCTCGCTCTCAGCGCGGCCGTGGTCCATGCGCTGTGGAACCTCCTGCTGGCGCGGGCCCGGGACCCGCAGGCGGCCGGAGCGGTCGCGGTCGTCGCCGGCGTGGCGATCTGGGCACCTGTCGCCCTCGCCACCGGCGGAATGACCACGAGGGCGCTGCCCTACGTGCCGGCGTCCGCGGCGTTCGAGCTCGCGTACTGGGCGATGCTCGGGCTCGCGTACCGCATCGGCGAGCTGAGCGTGACCTATCCGCTCGCGCGCGGCATGGCGCCGGTGCTGCTCCTGCTGGCCGGCCTCGCGGGCCTCGGAGGCGCGATCGGCGGCCTCCAGGTGGCCGGGGTGGCGCTCGTGGCGGTCGGCATCGTCGCGGTGCGCGGGATGCGGGCGCGCGGCGGCGTCCCGGAGGTCGCCCTGGCCGCGGGCATCGCGGCCTGCATCGCCTCGTACACGCTCATCGACCGCGCCGCGCTGCACCACGCCGACCCGATCGCCTACCTCTGGCTGGTCCTCGCCCTGACCGCTCCGCCGTACGTCGTCGCGATGGTGCGCATCCGCGGCCGTGAGGCTCTGCGGGCCTCGATCACGCCCGCCGTCGTGGGGACCGGAATCGCGATGTTCGGCAGCTACGTGCTCGCGCTGGCCGCGCTGCAGCGGGCGAGCGCGGCGGCGGTCGGGGCGGTCCGTGAGACGAGCGTCGTGCTGGTCACCGCGTTCGCGGCTGCCGTCCTGCACGAGGACGTCGGACCGGTCCGCGCGGCCGGGGCGGTGCTCGTCACGGCGGGGATCGTCCTCATCGCGCTCGGATGA